In one Alnus glutinosa chromosome 12, dhAlnGlut1.1, whole genome shotgun sequence genomic region, the following are encoded:
- the LOC133852086 gene encoding uncharacterized protein LOC133852086 — protein MGCFPACFGTPKHRKHGEWSNETTSRDHTHEANEAFQPTALPKQEDIENPVNPITESNPRKKVTFDLNVKTNEEPSTDEVAITLLGNNEEKENEKQEERSKVSKSFSDLIASSILSSPPNQRYQNCEECDQEHEDDDDDEVGNVHSLVQEESSESLFSLSIDSRKQVSAIETGEKEVNSPMPELKTIGSSPSARDRSQSVHLVLKPIENLTQLKAVQAKITTPLENQAKENIAVDTSLSSWLVESEFTPPTSKNSSDSVGNSPSEKENSRRNVEDRPILGALTVAELKQFSASTSPKWSRSRSPDEKVVVIGTVGSYWRHTGQSMDSDSGSSSLEMNKTRSRNREDERVKWNSSPFEARMERAVSEG, from the exons ATGGGGTGCTTTCCGGCTTGCTTTGGTACTCCTAAGCACCGAAAACATGGAGAATGGTCCAATGAAACTACCTCTAGAGACCAT ACTCATGAAGCTAATGAAGCTTTTCAACCTACTGCACTACCAAAGCAAGAAGACATTGAAAACCCCGTTAATCCCATCACGGAATCAAA TCCTAGAAAGAAAGTTACCTTTGATCTGAATGTCAAAACCAATGAGGAACCATCAACTGATGAAGTTGCAATTACTTTGTTGGGAAACAATGAGGAGAAAGAGAATgaaaagcaagaagaaagaagtaaaGTAAGCAAATCCTTTTCGGATTTGATTGCTTCAAGCATATTATCCTCTCCACCAAACCAAAGATACCAAAATTGTGAAGAATGCGACCAGGAacatgaagatgatgatgatgacgagGTTGGGAATGTTCATTCACTGGTTCAGGAAGAATCGTCGGAGTCATTGTTTTCTTTGTCCATCGATTCAAGAAAACAAGTAAGTGCCATTGAAACCGGCGAAAAGGAGGTTAACAGTCCGATGCCGGAGCTCAAGACAATTGGGTCGAGCCCAAGTGCTCGAGATAGGAGTCAGTCTGTACATTTAGTCTTGAAACCAATCGAAAATCTTACCCAACTGAAGGCGGTTCAAGCAAAAATAACCACTCCTTTAGAGAATCAAGCAAAGGAGAACATTGCGGTTGACACCAGCCTTTCAAGCTGGTTGGTTGAATCCGAATTCACGCCGCCGACGTCCAAGAACAGTAGTGATTCCGTCGGGAACTCGCCGTCCGAGaaagagaactcaagaagaaaTGTTGAAGACAGGCCAATTCTGGGAGCATTGACCGTTGCAGAGCTCAAACAGTTCTCTGCCTCAACGTCTCCAAAATGGTCAAGAAGCCGAAGCCCTGATGAGAAGGTGGTGGTGATAGGTACAGTTGGGAGTTACTGGAGGCATACCGGGCAGAGCAtggattcagactctggctCTTCATCCCTAGAAATGAACAAGACAAGAAGCAGAAACAGAGAG GATGAGAGAGTGAAATGGAATTCTTCTCCATTTGAGGCAAGAATGGAGAGAGCTGTGTCTGAAGGGTAG